A window of Vigna unguiculata cultivar IT97K-499-35 chromosome 4, ASM411807v1, whole genome shotgun sequence contains these coding sequences:
- the LOC114181719 gene encoding uncharacterized membrane protein At3g27390-like, translating to MEPPTGFWASIWNFVCFLPFFIGLWLLGNIKGVILFPLICLIMTIANSAIICGLWPIHCIWTYYCVVRSEKLGPALKFVACTCLLPLVLMLWPLVGIVGSVIGGAAYGFFAPIFATFEAVEGGKEYKLFHCFIDGTWTTITKTFDIVKDVKNECYDTYLSVMDDLLQPKDPDGKYYDIRLQYLPGAIVAMVLGVIVDTPIISTIATCKAPYMLFKGWNRLLHDLIGREGPFLETICVPFAGLAIILWPLAVAGAVLASVLASFFLGAYAGLITYQESSFWFGLRYIVAAVSLYDEYSNDILDMKDGSFFPRPQYRKKAELKPSPRTLPHSNSLTKTNSLTKTLSRAISLKNIPEFKPFELLDGLFKECHQLGESLISEGLITHEDIQEAKFGKRGRVIRIGLPAYCLLQALFRSVKHNSSGILISEDTELTTSNKPKEQFFEWFLNPLLVIKEQIKAENLNVSEEDYFGKLVLFNGDPTRVEKSFIRQEGTEFAERKRAELHALARRLQGITKFITRFPTYKRRFDVILNTLSDELAEKHGASKIIRSKSAFPRILSLRSFNCQTSKSNDSGQEESEHTRDLETSL from the exons ATGGAACCTCCCACAGGATTTTGGGCTTCAATATGGAACTTTGTTTGCTTTCTACCTTTCTTCATCGGTCTTTGGCTTCTTGGCAACATCAAAG GTGTCATTTTGTTCCCACTGATATGCTTAATAATGACAATTGCCAACTCAGCTATCATATGTGGTCTTTGGCCTATACATTGTATTTGGACATATTACTGTGTAGTTAG ATCAGAAAAATTAGGACCTGCACTGAAGTTTGTTGCATGCACATGTCTACTACCCTTGGTGTTGATGTTATGGCCATTGGTTGGCATTGTTGGAAGTGTTATAGGTGGAGCAGCCTATGGATTTTTTGCACCAATATTTGCTACTTTTGAAGCTGTAGAGGGAGGAAAAGAGTACAAACTTTTCCATTGTTTCATT GATGGAACATGGACTACTATTACAAAGACCTTTGATATTGTCAAGGATGTGAAAAATGAATGCTACGATACTTATTTATCGGTTATGGATGACCTCTTGCAACCAAAGGATCCAGATGGAAAATATTACGACATCAG GCTGCAATATCTTCCTGGAGCTATTGTGGCTATGGTTCTTGGGGTCATAGTTGACACACCAATTATATCTACAATTGCTACATGTAAAGCCCCTTACATGCTTTTTAAAGGGTGGAACCGTCTTTTACATGATCTTATAGGTCGTGAAGGTCCTTTCTTGGAGACAATATGTGTGCCCTTTGCAGGCCTTGCCATCATTCTGTGGCCATTGGCTGTTGCTGGGGCGGTTCTGGCATCTGTGTTGGCTAGTTTCTTTCTTGGTGCCTATGCAGGTCTTATCACTTATCAG GAGTCTTCTTTTTGGTTTGGCCTAAGGTACATTGTTGCAGCTGTGTCCCTTTATGATGAATACAGCAATGATATTCTTGACATGAAAGATGGATCCTTCTTCCCAAG GCCACAATATCGAAAAAAGGCTGAATTGAAACCATCACCAAGGACACTTCCCCATTCAAATTCCCTCACAAAAACAAACTCCTTAACAAAGACACTCTCTCGTGCAATATCACTGAAAAATATACCCGAGTTCAAACCATTTGAG CTGTTGGATGGCTTGTTCAAGGAATGCCATCAGCTTGGAGAATCACTGATTTCTGAAGGGCTAATAACACATGAAGACATACAAGAAGCAAAGTTTGGCAAAAGGGGTAGAGTCATTAGAATTGGCTTGCCAGCTTATTGCCTTCTCCAAGCACTTTTTCGTTCCGTAAAACACAACTCTTCTGGTATATTGATAA GTGAGGATACTGAACTAACTACATCAAACAAACCGAAAGAACAGTTTTTCGAATGGTTCCTTAATCCCCTTTTGGTCATTAAAGAACAAATCAAAGCTGAAAATCTTAATGTGTCAGAAGAGGACTACTTTGGCAAACTAGTCCTCTTCAATGGTGATCCCACCAGGGtagaaaaatcatttataaGGCAAGAAGGTACTGAATTTGCTGAACGTAAACGTGCTGAACTTCATGCATTGGCAAGAAG ACTTCAAGGGATCACCAAATTCATCACAAGGTTTCCTACCTACAAGAGGCGTTTTGATGTTATCTTAAACACACTCTCTGATGAGCTTGCTGAGAAGCATGGTGCTTCCAAAATAATCAGATCAAAAAGTGCTTTTCCTCGGATACTAAGTTTGAGATCCTTCAATTGCCAAACATCTAAATCAAATGATTCTGGTCAGGAGGAGTCTGAACATACAAGAGATTTGGAAACTTCATTATAG